The Elusimicrobiota bacterium genome has a window encoding:
- a CDS encoding aspartate carbamoyltransferase catalytic subunit: MKLNHKDLLGLEYLSKKEIELILKTAKPFKQLFTRTVKKVPTLRGKTVVLLFYEPSTRTRTSFELAAKRLSADTVNIAISTSSVVKGESLIDTAKTIEAMKADFVVIRHSMSGAAHIIAKTISASIINAGDGMHEHPTQGLLDIFTILEKKDRIKGLNIAIVGDILHSRVARSNIWGLNKLGANVFVVAPATLIPAEIYKMNVEVHYDISKIIHKLDVINILRIQKERQEQHLFPTLEEYSEIFGVNSEKLLNAKKDILIMHPGPMNRGIEISTEVADSKKSVITEQVTNGIAVRMAVLYLLADTDGGECESFNS; the protein is encoded by the coding sequence ATGAAATTAAATCACAAAGACCTATTGGGGCTTGAATATCTTTCTAAAAAAGAAATAGAACTAATACTGAAAACTGCTAAACCGTTCAAACAACTATTTACAAGGACAGTTAAAAAAGTACCGACATTACGCGGAAAAACAGTCGTGCTGCTTTTTTACGAGCCATCTACAAGAACAAGAACATCGTTTGAACTCGCAGCAAAACGGCTTTCGGCTGATACGGTAAATATCGCAATATCAACTTCGTCAGTAGTAAAAGGCGAATCACTCATAGATACAGCAAAAACAATTGAAGCAATGAAAGCCGATTTCGTTGTTATCAGACACAGTATGTCAGGCGCTGCCCATATTATTGCGAAGACAATCTCAGCATCTATTATTAATGCCGGCGATGGAATGCATGAACATCCGACACAAGGGCTTCTGGATATTTTCACAATTTTAGAAAAAAAAGATAGAATCAAAGGTCTGAATATCGCAATCGTCGGCGATATTTTGCATTCAAGAGTTGCACGGTCAAATATATGGGGCTTGAATAAATTAGGCGCCAATGTGTTTGTTGTAGCACCTGCTACTTTAATACCTGCAGAAATCTATAAAATGAATGTTGAAGTTCATTATGATATTTCAAAAATTATTCATAAACTGGATGTTATAAATATATTAAGAATACAAAAAGAAAGGCAGGAACAACATCTTTTCCCAACACTTGAAGAATATAGCGAAATTTTCGGGGTTAATTCTGAAAAACTTCTTAATGCAAAAAAAGATATCTTAATAATGCATCCGGGTCCTATGAACAGAGGAATAGAAATTTCAACCGAAGTTGCCGATAGTAAAAAGTCAGTAATTACCGAGCAGGTAACAAATGGAATTGCTGTAAGAATGGCGGTGCTTTATCTTTTAGCTGATACTGACGGAGGCGAATGTGAATCTTTTAATTCTTAA
- the pyrR gene encoding bifunctional pyr operon transcriptional regulator/uracil phosphoribosyltransferase PyrR, whose protein sequence is MSTQQLIQKKVIMTEKEIARTLLRLAHEIIEKSYDVEKIALIGIQTRGIYIAQRLKNLIKKITGLTVPLGILDITLYRDDVNSISHQPIVKETKISFDVTGKHIMLVDDVLFTGRTIRAAIDEIIDFGRPKTIKLAVLIDRDGREFPIQPDFVGKKFPTSKKELICVNLKEIDREDKVVLKEQGGKAG, encoded by the coding sequence ATGTCTACTCAACAACTAATTCAGAAAAAAGTGATAATGACTGAAAAAGAAATTGCAAGAACATTGCTGCGACTTGCTCACGAAATTATTGAAAAATCTTATGATGTTGAAAAAATAGCACTCATCGGGATTCAAACCCGTGGGATTTATATTGCCCAACGGCTTAAAAATTTAATAAAGAAAATTACAGGTCTAACAGTGCCGTTGGGTATTTTAGATATTACACTCTACAGAGATGATGTTAATTCAATTTCACACCAGCCTATTGTGAAAGAGACAAAAATATCGTTTGATGTAACAGGAAAACATATCATGCTGGTTGATGATGTGCTTTTTACAGGCAGAACAATACGGGCTGCAATAGATGAAATAATTGATTTCGGTAGACCTAAAACAATCAAACTTGCTGTTCTTATTGATAGAGATGGCCGTGAGTTCCCAATTCAACCGGATTTTGTTGGGAAAAAATTTCCGACTTCTAAAAAAGAATTAATATGCGTTAACTTGAAAGAAATTGATAGAGAAGATAAAGTTGTATTAAAAGAGCAAGGAGGAAAAGCGGGATGA